A segment of the Fibrobacter sp. UWEL genome:
CACTTCGTTGAATCGTTCAGAAATGGTGTACAGCAAATCGTCACGTACAATACCATCGGCATCTTTCTTTGCGTAATCCACGTAATCCTGAGGCGTGCGACCTTCAGTGATGTAGGCGTTCAAGGCGTTTACGCCTGCAGCAAGACATCCGCTGCGCTTGATATTCGCCTTTTCGCAAATCAAAATCTGCAAGTCATTATTCTTGGCAGCCGTAAGGGCTGCGTAACAACCCGCGGCACCACCGCCAATAATGAGCAAGTCTGTTTTTATCTTTTCTGTTTTCAATTTGACCTCATTAGTCAAAAGTTTTTCCCAAACTTCTTTAGCCAAAGACTGTTTTCAAACGGTTCATCGCTTCCACCAAAATAGAACGGGGGCAAGCCACGTTAAAGCGCTGGAATCCGGCAGCGATTCTTCCGAATTTATAACCACTGTTAATCCAAAGTTTAGCCTTTCTCAAAATCAATTCATCTTGCTCTGCAACAGTCTTTCCCGTGCCTCTAAAATCAAGCCACATCAAGTACGTACAATCCGTGGGAACCACCTTAATTTGAGGCAAGTTTTCCTTCACAAATTTTTCCACGTAATCAATGTTACCCTTGATGTACTTGTTTACGGCATCGAGCCACTCTTCGCCATGTTCGTAAGCCGCCTGGGTTGCCACAAGGCCCATCACATTCAGCTGGCTATAACCAACCGCATCTATTTCGTGAATAATGGCCTGACGAATTTCGGGATTCTTGATGAAAGCATTGGAAAGCTGCAAACCCGCAATATTAAAAGTCTTGGTAGGCGAAGTCACTGTAATGGAATTCTGGGCAAATTCTTCGCTTAAGGAAGCGAAAACAATATGCTTTCCTTGGTAAACGAAGTCGCTATGGATTTCATCGCTAACCACAAGCACATGATGCTTCATGCAAATTTCGCCAATGCGAAGCAGCTCTTCACGAGTCCACACGCGGCAAACAGGATTGTGGGGGCTGCAAAGCAGGAACACCTTGATATCATTCTCCACAATCTTCTTTTCGAAATCTTCAAAGTCAATATAATAGCGACCGTCTTCGCCCTGAATCAGGTCGTTGCTGACAACGCGACGTTCCGTATCCTTGATGAGGCCAGCAAAATGCATATATACCGGCTTCTGGATCAGCACCGCATCGCCCTTGCGGGTAAAGGCCTTAATGGCCATAGCCAGCACGAACACAACACCGGGAGTCTTCACGATCCAGGAAGCGTCTTCAATTTCATAGTTATGATAGCGGCGGTAAAAGCTCTGCACCACCTTGAAATATTCATCCTTGACTTCGCTGTAGCCAAAGACGCCATGTTCAGCCTGCTTAATAAGAGCATCCTGAATAAAGGAAGAACTCCTGAAATCCATATCTGCAACCCACAGGGAGAGCAGATCATCCTGACTTTCACCAGGCTTAACAGCGCCACGTTCCACCGCAAAGTCATATTTCAGACAATGAGATCCGCGACGATCAATAACTTCATCAAAGTTTAAATTTCTTTCTTTCGACATTTTGAAATCCTTTTTTCCGTACAAGGGGATCCTTCGACTACGCCCTTACGGGCTTCGCTCAGGATGACACATTAAAAACTTCGCTCAGGATGACATGTTAAATCAAACGTAAGCGCCGTCGTTTCCAGAGTGAAGTTCCACAATTGCATTTTCGAAATCCGCAATCAAATCCTTCACGTTCTCTGTACCCACAGACAATCGCAACACGCTGGGAGTAATTCCGTTCTTTTCCAGAATGTCACGAGGCACATCCGCATGGGTCTGGGTAATGGGATAGGTAATCAAGGATTCTACACCGCCCAAACTTTCGGCAAACTGCACCAGCTTCACATTTTCCAAAATGTACAAAGCCAGTTCACGGGATTCCACTTCGAAAGTGATCATACTGCCAAAACCAGAAGCTTCGTCCTTCAAGATATCGTGACCTGGATAATCTTCAAAGCCGGGGTAATAAACTTTCTTCACATGCTTATTGTTGCGCAACCACTTGGCAATTTCAAAAGCGTTCTGAGACTGACGTTCCATGCGGATAGGCAAAGTCTTGATGCCACGAAGCAAAAGCCAGGAATCAAAGGGAGCCAGGCCCGAGCCCACCGTCTTGATAGTAAAGCGGAACTTTTCGGCAAGATCCTGACGGCTAGTGGCAAGGAAGCCTGCCAAGGTATCGTTATGACCGCAAAGGAACTTTGTACCGCTTTCCACCACAATATCTGCGCCCAAATTCAAAGGCTGCTGATAGTAGGGAGAAAGGAAGGTGTTATCTACAATGCACAACAGTCCGTGAGTCTTTGCAATCCCTGCAACGCGTCGAATGGAAACCACATTCATCATGGGATTGGTGGGAGTTTCAAAATACAGGGCCTTGGTATTGGGCTTAATAAAATCTTCAATCTTATCCTGAACAAAATTTACGCGAGTAATTTCCAGGCCGTTTTTCTTGCTGATGGTATCGAAAAGACGAATGCTGCCGCCATAAAGGTCGGAGTCAATAATAATGTTGTCGCCCGGTTCAAAAATTTCAAAAAGTGCGGTAATTGCAGCCATGCCCGTAGAATAAGCGAGAGCATCAACTGCACCTTCCAGGGAAGCGATAATCTTTTCCAACTGTTCTCTGGTAGGATTTTGCAAACGGCTATAATCAAAGCCAGTAGACTTGCCAACGCCTCGATGGGCAAAAGTTGCAGTCTGATAAATGGGGAAGCTAATAGTTCCTGTAGCATCCTTGTCAAAACGTTTCAAATTACCGTGTATACATCGGGTTTCAATTTCTAAACTCATTTCCGCGCACTCCTTTTTCGAATGGCATTTTTCTTTTTCACATTCCCTATTAATTCAATAGGTTTAATTCCGACGCCAAATATAGATGCTGTTTATAACCTTGTCCAATACTTAATTTTTAGCACATTTAATAGGATTTTTGTATACCAAAAAGCCCGCCTCAATCGAGACGGGCTTTTACGGAGACACATTCAATTAAACCGTTTCAACATCGTTCCTGATTTCATTCCAGAATTCCGGAATAACATCGCTTGCAAAACCAGCAAGAGCAATCGCTACACCAACCACAACAAGAGCCGGAGCAGCAATTTCACTGCAGTGCATGTGGCCATTAGCACAGACACCCACAATCAAGTTAGGCACCAAGGCAATAGCCAACCCCAGAAGCGCAGTAACATAAGACAGAATACCGCGAGCCTTGGGTTCAAGCACAAATACAGCCCCCACGGCCACAACAACCAAGCCCAAAAGCACATCTACGTGAGAAGAGCTATTGCAACGCATCACCACTTCACCAGCAGAATGGCAGAACGGAAGAACAACCAAAGAAAGCAATGCTTCAATTGCACCCAATGCCACGATCACAATTCCAAAAACATTCAGCTTTTTCATTTATGATTCTCCTTATTACTAGCGATACTTAATTACGGGCTCAAATATAGATGTGGTTTATGCCCTTGGCTAATACTTAATTTCTAGCGGATTCAATAAGAATTTTTTATACCACTAGAGATTTGCATACTCCCCCGTTTCCAGAGAAAGAACGCCCGACTTCATATGATAAATACGATCCCCATATTGAGACGCAAATCGATTATGGGTGGCAACGATTACGGCAGCGCCTTTTCTAGACAGACGATAAAGCAAGGAGAAAATCTTCAAGCCATTAAGTTCATCAAGATTACTGGTGGGCTCGTCAGCCACAATCAAGGACGGCTTATGAATCAGCGCTCTCGCCAGAGCCACACGACCCGATTCGCCTCTGGATAAATTGGCAGGATATTCATCCACAAGATGGGCAATTCCCAAAGTATCCAGCAATTCCTGAAGCCATTCTTCGTCAAGTTGAGAGCCATTCAAGCCAGCTGCGGATTTAATATTTTCAATGACCGTATAATGAGGCAAAACGGGCTCACTTTGTGGTACATATCCAATACGTTTTTTCTGCAGAATATCCGTCGTTACAGTTCCCGACGTAGGTTCAGTTATCCCAGCGAGAATATTGAGTAACGTACTTTTGCCACTTCCGGATTCACCATAGATTACAATAAAATCTCCGGACCAGGCGAAAATTTCTGCATTGTTTACCGCATTTATAGTTTTTCCGCCACGAACATATTCTTTATTTAAATCAATACCATTTAATATCATTCAAACCACCTCCAAGTTTTAAAAAGGGAACAACATTACCTAACACTTTTAACTTTTTCATAAGATCCCTCGCTTGTTATAGGTGGTACTTTAATTTGGGCACAAATATAAACCACAATTTTATAATTGTCCAATACTTAATTTCTAGCAGAATTTATAGATAAAATTTATATAGTGTAGATAAACTAATTGCCGCGAGTCCCGCAACAATCCGAGGGACCGCAACAAGTGTTGTCGCAGGAACTATCACCAGAGCAGTCACAAGCGCAGTCGTGATTTCCGCAGGTGGTTCCGTACACAGGATGCACATCGCGGCCCATGGCAGAAAGCATTTCGCGGTCCCCCTGGATGGTAGAACCAGAAGTAGTCAGCATGTTTCCTGTAATGGTAGCGCTAGCACCAGACTTAAACACCTTTTCGCCATTGTTCTGCATGGTCAAGCGACCTGCAGCCAAGCGGATGTTTGCGGTAGGATTGATGTAACGGAAGAAGGCGAATGTACGCAGAGCGTCTTCTTCGGGAAGCTGAGGCATGTGTTCCAGAGGAGAGCCCGGAATCGGCATCAGCACGTTAATAGGAATGGAACGTACGCCAGCCTCAAAAAGACTAATAGCCATATCCAGGCGGTCTTCCCAAGTTTCGCCCATGCCGATAATGCCACCAGAACAAACGCAGAAACCTTCGCTCTGGGCCACCTTAATGGTGTCGATCTTCATCTGGTATGTATGGGTAGTACAGATGTTGGGGAAGTTTCTCTGGGAAGTCTCAATATTGTGATGATAGCTGGTCACGCCAGATTCACGCAATCTCTTGAATTGTTCCCGAGTCAAGAAACCCATGGAAGCGCAAAGGTTCAACTTGGTTTCTTTCTTCAAGCGCTTGTAAATCTCAAGAGCCTTGTCAAACTCTTCCCCAGAAAGGGAACGGCCCGAAGTCACCATGGCAAAACGATCAACGCCTTCAGCCTCATTAGCCTTGGCTTCTGCAATCACTTTGTCAGCATCCAGCAAGGAATAGACTTCGCAATTAGTGTGGTTATGAATGGACTGGGCGCAATATTTGCAGTTTTCTGGACAGCGGCCACTGCGAGCGTTAATGATAGTGCACAAGTCCACCTTCTCGCCACAAAGCTTACTTCGAATGTAATCCGCCCCTTCGCACAATTGCTGCAAATCGCAGGTCAAAAATGCATTCAGGTCATCACTACGGGTCAAACGACGACCCGCTACAATTTCTTTCGCAAGGGCAAGAGCATCCATAAAAACTTCCTGGATATAATATGGTCTGCCCAAATTTAAAAAGCAAAGATCCTACCGTCCAATACAATAAAGTTAGAACTAGAGATTGAAATTTTCTATTACCTACAATATTGTATTAAACAAAAGGCCCAGAAAAACGATGCTTAAGGCAACCGTCCCAAAGAAAATCAACAGCAGTTTTATACTCATGACTTTCTTGAGCATCATGGCTTCGGGAAGAGACAATCCCACAACAGCCATCATAAAGGAAAGTGCGGTTCCAATGGCGACGCCCTTGGATACGAGCACTTCAATCACAGGCACAACGCCAGCCGCATTGGAATACATAGGCACCGCTAATATTACAGCCAATGGCACTGCATACCAATGTTCCGAAGAAAGGTAATCCTGGAAAAATCCCGTAGGTACATAGCCGTGCATCACGGCACCAATGGCGATACCGATGACCACATACAAAATTACGCCGCGAACAATATTCACGGAACTGCGAGCAATCCCGGGCAAACGCTGTGCAAAACTCTTTCGCGAAGAATCGTCAGCAACCGCGTCAACAGAGGTTTGTTGAATTTGCCGAACCCAGTCGCTTAATAGACGTTCCAACTTAAAGCGTCCAAGAATAGCTCCCAGCACAGCGCCAAGCAATATGCCGCTTGCCACATAAATCACTGTCACTTTCCAGCCAAAGGTTGCCGCAAGCATAGCTACCGCCACTTCGTTCACCAAGGGCGATGTAATCAAAAATGCGAACGTTACGCCTAAAGGAATGCCACCCTTCACAAAGCCAATAAACAGCGGAATGCTGGAGCAAGAACAGAAAGGCGTTACCGCGCCAAACACTGCCGCAAGCAAATACTGCAAACCGAACAGTTTATGTTTCGTCAAAAAATTTCGGAGGCGTTCCACCGGAAAATAATCGTTCACAATTCCCATCAAGAAGCTGATGGCGAAAAGTAGCAGCACAATCTTTATGGAATCGTAAACGAAAAAGTTCAGTGCAGCCCCCAGGCGAGAGGCCGCATCCAAACCGCATGTATCATAAATCAAGAAATCTGCAAACTGCTGGATCATAGGCGCCACTTATTTCGAAAGGAGCCGACGAATTTCATCATCGCTGATCTTTCCCTTAGCCACAACTTTTTCATCAATGACCAAAGCGGGTAAGGACATTACATTGTACGGAAGCATTTGCAGGACATTATCGATGCGGGTCACATTCGCTTCGATGCCCATTTCTTTTACAATGCGTTCCACAGA
Coding sequences within it:
- the bioB gene encoding biotin synthase BioB; the encoded protein is MDALALAKEIVAGRRLTRSDDLNAFLTCDLQQLCEGADYIRSKLCGEKVDLCTIINARSGRCPENCKYCAQSIHNHTNCEVYSLLDADKVIAEAKANEAEGVDRFAMVTSGRSLSGEEFDKALEIYKRLKKETKLNLCASMGFLTREQFKRLRESGVTSYHHNIETSQRNFPNICTTHTYQMKIDTIKVAQSEGFCVCSGGIIGMGETWEDRLDMAISLFEAGVRSIPINVLMPIPGSPLEHMPQLPEEDALRTFAFFRYINPTANIRLAAGRLTMQNNGEKVFKSGASATITGNMLTTSGSTIQGDREMLSAMGRDVHPVYGTTCGNHDCACDCSGDSSCDNTCCGPSDCCGTRGN
- a CDS encoding permease, with protein sequence MIQQFADFLIYDTCGLDAASRLGAALNFFVYDSIKIVLLLFAISFLMGIVNDYFPVERLRNFLTKHKLFGLQYLLAAVFGAVTPFCSCSSIPLFIGFVKGGIPLGVTFAFLITSPLVNEVAVAMLAATFGWKVTVIYVASGILLGAVLGAILGRFKLERLLSDWVRQIQQTSVDAVADDSSRKSFAQRLPGIARSSVNIVRGVILYVVIGIAIGAVMHGYVPTGFFQDYLSSEHWYAVPLAVILAVPMYSNAAGVVPVIEVLVSKGVAIGTALSFMMAVVGLSLPEAMMLKKVMSIKLLLIFFGTVALSIVFLGLLFNTIL
- a CDS encoding DUF4418 family protein encodes the protein MKKLNVFGIVIVALGAIEALLSLVVLPFCHSAGEVVMRCNSSSHVDVLLGLVVVAVGAVFVLEPKARGILSYVTALLGLAIALVPNLIVGVCANGHMHCSEIAAPALVVVGVAIALAGFASDVIPEFWNEIRNDVETV
- a CDS encoding MalY/PatB family protein, whose amino-acid sequence is MSKERNLNFDEVIDRRGSHCLKYDFAVERGAVKPGESQDDLLSLWVADMDFRSSSFIQDALIKQAEHGVFGYSEVKDEYFKVVQSFYRRYHNYEIEDASWIVKTPGVVFVLAMAIKAFTRKGDAVLIQKPVYMHFAGLIKDTERRVVSNDLIQGEDGRYYIDFEDFEKKIVENDIKVFLLCSPHNPVCRVWTREELLRIGEICMKHHVLVVSDEIHSDFVYQGKHIVFASLSEEFAQNSITVTSPTKTFNIAGLQLSNAFIKNPEIRQAIIHEIDAVGYSQLNVMGLVATQAAYEHGEEWLDAVNKYIKGNIDYVEKFVKENLPQIKVVPTDCTYLMWLDFRGTGKTVAEQDELILRKAKLWINSGYKFGRIAAGFQRFNVACPRSILVEAMNRLKTVFG
- a CDS encoding ABC transporter ATP-binding protein, producing the protein MILNGIDLNKEYVRGGKTINAVNNAEIFAWSGDFIVIYGESGSGKSTLLNILAGITEPTSGTVTTDILQKKRIGYVPQSEPVLPHYTVIENIKSAAGLNGSQLDEEWLQELLDTLGIAHLVDEYPANLSRGESGRVALARALIHKPSLIVADEPTSNLDELNGLKIFSLLYRLSRKGAAVIVATHNRFASQYGDRIYHMKSGVLSLETGEYANL
- a CDS encoding PLP-dependent aspartate aminotransferase family protein, with protein sequence MSLEIETRCIHGNLKRFDKDATGTISFPIYQTATFAHRGVGKSTGFDYSRLQNPTREQLEKIIASLEGAVDALAYSTGMAAITALFEIFEPGDNIIIDSDLYGGSIRLFDTISKKNGLEITRVNFVQDKIEDFIKPNTKALYFETPTNPMMNVVSIRRVAGIAKTHGLLCIVDNTFLSPYYQQPLNLGADIVVESGTKFLCGHNDTLAGFLATSRQDLAEKFRFTIKTVGSGLAPFDSWLLLRGIKTLPIRMERQSQNAFEIAKWLRNNKHVKKVYYPGFEDYPGHDILKDEASGFGSMITFEVESRELALYILENVKLVQFAESLGGVESLITYPITQTHADVPRDILEKNGITPSVLRLSVGTENVKDLIADFENAIVELHSGNDGAYV
- a CDS encoding thioredoxin family protein, with protein sequence MKNIKILISECKCNQAFAESVERIVKEMGIEANVTRIDNVLQMLPYNVMSLPALVIDEKVVAKGKISDDEIRRLLSK